A single region of the Lysinibacillus sp. B2A1 genome encodes:
- a CDS encoding phosphohydrolase — MKVIFTVGLPGSGKSTFVKQLAKREEAIVLSSDAIRQELFGDATKQKSRVVFRTLYERLNDLVAKGFSVIVDATNIERERRMFALRKLPSTIKKECYYFDTPYSSCVARNQQRKRQVPLMVMEKMRKHLEFPTVGEGFDVVHIVHESSPYDISRQQFISLIQSQPTYEELFQTLRSAPLFKEIYHFNQENPHHQFLLCQHTYFVFAYINEYYLESDKLALQIAGLFHDVGKPFCKKFKPLQQRYGYFGHENVSAQMVCHFLLELGFEEDFVLKVVHLVQFHMLIQYGGDRGGSQIYHLLDGDLLTRLYFFREADQFAK, encoded by the coding sequence ATGAAGGTGATCTTTACAGTGGGGTTGCCTGGGAGTGGAAAAAGTACATTTGTGAAACAGCTAGCGAAAAGGGAAGAAGCGATTGTTCTTTCAAGTGATGCTATACGGCAGGAGCTGTTTGGTGACGCAACTAAGCAGAAATCACGTGTGGTCTTTCGCACATTATATGAGCGTCTTAATGACTTAGTGGCAAAAGGTTTTTCTGTCATAGTAGATGCCACAAATATTGAAAGAGAACGCAGGATGTTTGCACTTCGTAAATTACCAAGCACGATTAAGAAGGAATGCTATTACTTTGATACACCCTATTCAAGTTGTGTAGCAAGAAACCAACAACGGAAGCGGCAAGTACCATTGATGGTGATGGAAAAAATGAGAAAGCATTTAGAATTCCCAACAGTAGGAGAAGGATTCGATGTAGTGCATATTGTACATGAATCAAGTCCATATGACATTTCTCGACAACAATTTATTTCACTTATTCAAAGCCAACCCACTTATGAAGAGCTTTTTCAAACACTTCGATCAGCCCCACTATTTAAAGAAATTTATCATTTTAATCAAGAAAATCCACATCATCAATTTCTACTATGTCAGCATACTTATTTTGTGTTTGCCTATATCAATGAATACTATTTGGAAAGTGATAAGCTGGCATTACAAATAGCAGGATTATTCCATGATGTTGGGAAGCCATTTTGTAAAAAATTTAAACCACTGCAACAACGGTATGGCTATTTTGGCCATGAAAATGTATCGGCTCAAATGGTTTGTCATTTTTTATTAGAGTTGGGCTTTGAAGAGGATTTCGTTTTAAAGGTTGTACATTTAGTGCAGTTCCATATGTTAATACAGTATGGGGGCGATAGAGGTGGAAGCCAAATTTATCATTTATTAGATGGCGATTTATTAACAAGGCTTTACTTTTTCCGTGAGGCAGATCAATTTGCCAAATAA
- a CDS encoding helicase: MENQNEWQEEKHHLEHSLNLIDYKKNELLLKEKGFKENAVALKKTFWNDVRVNLDTAEDVDETFFAIKQQVELLSDSELAQQRAIRNVKVYERLQQSPYFARIDFLQNGHQDPLKIYIGVATLLDEQDENIVIYDWRAPISSMYYDYTPGGASYDTIAEEVHGEMLLKRQFIIKNGQLQSMFNTGLTIGDDLLLDILAQNANEHIRSIVTTIQAEQNKIIRHVHSRYLIVEGVAGSGKTAVALQRVAYLLYRYRNEMTADQILLITPNQLFNQYVHTVLPDLGEDNMQQLTFIEYAEKRLGRQFQIEYPYEQLEDLLTEKNDAHYQTKLSTISFKASLAYKQLMDQYVSYLSNKGLLFKNIVFRGERIISAKAITEYFYSFPFSMSIPDRLQLVKEWLLQQLTKLEREERRKEWVEEEAELLDKEDYSKSFKELLYEGRYTENSFDDFDQERKKLARQIAKKHFKPLRNSVNQLKFVHILGTYRQLFDLNNPIHKELQHLMPDNWEDICQQTLPNLAKRLIAYEDAAPFLYLQDKIEGQQTNTMIRHVLIDEAQDYSPFQLTVLQQLFPKARMTILGDGHQTIHPHTFSNPSLLDPQLYGEQAEKMILTKSYRSTKQIIQLTAKILNDDSEVEAFNRNGPEPSITIVPNELALTEQIIQSINNLSTKFETIAVICKTAAECSAVYEQLSNQVDIQLINHNTKQFKKGILLLPAYMAKGIEFDAVLIYNASAANYSRENERYYFYTACTRAMHELHIYSINKLTYFLQ, from the coding sequence TTGGAAAATCAAAATGAATGGCAAGAAGAAAAACATCACCTTGAGCATAGTTTAAACCTCATTGATTACAAAAAAAACGAATTACTGCTTAAAGAAAAAGGCTTCAAGGAAAATGCTGTCGCCTTGAAGAAAACTTTTTGGAACGATGTCAGAGTCAATTTAGATACTGCTGAGGATGTTGACGAAACCTTTTTTGCAATTAAGCAACAGGTAGAGCTTCTATCTGACTCAGAGCTTGCACAGCAGCGTGCAATTCGGAATGTAAAGGTTTATGAACGTTTACAACAGTCACCCTATTTTGCTCGTATTGACTTTTTACAAAATGGGCATCAAGATCCTTTAAAAATTTATATAGGTGTTGCCACATTATTGGATGAACAGGATGAAAATATAGTTATTTATGATTGGCGTGCACCTATATCGAGTATGTACTATGATTACACACCAGGTGGAGCCTCCTACGACACAATAGCAGAAGAAGTTCATGGTGAAATGTTACTAAAACGACAATTTATTATTAAAAATGGGCAGCTACAATCCATGTTTAATACTGGCCTTACCATTGGTGATGACTTATTGCTTGATATCCTCGCACAAAATGCAAACGAGCATATTCGCAGTATCGTTACAACGATTCAAGCCGAACAAAATAAGATTATTCGCCATGTTCACTCACGCTATCTCATCGTAGAGGGTGTTGCGGGTAGTGGCAAAACAGCTGTTGCTCTTCAACGGGTAGCCTATCTGTTGTATCGTTATCGCAATGAAATGACGGCTGATCAAATTTTATTGATTACACCTAATCAACTTTTTAATCAATACGTTCATACAGTCTTACCTGATTTAGGTGAAGACAATATGCAGCAATTGACGTTCATCGAGTATGCTGAAAAACGTTTAGGTCGACAGTTCCAAATAGAATATCCTTACGAGCAGCTTGAAGATCTTTTAACAGAAAAGAATGACGCTCATTATCAAACAAAATTAAGCACTATTTCTTTTAAAGCGAGCCTTGCTTACAAACAATTAATGGATCAATATGTAAGCTATTTATCGAATAAAGGCTTATTATTTAAAAATATTGTTTTTCGTGGAGAACGAATTATTAGTGCCAAGGCAATTACGGAATACTTCTATTCTTTCCCTTTCTCAATGTCGATACCTGACCGCCTACAATTAGTGAAAGAATGGTTATTGCAGCAACTAACGAAATTGGAAAGGGAGGAGCGCAGAAAAGAATGGGTAGAAGAAGAAGCTGAACTATTAGACAAGGAGGACTACTCCAAGTCTTTCAAGGAGCTTTTATATGAGGGACGCTATACAGAAAACTCTTTCGATGATTTTGATCAAGAACGCAAAAAATTAGCGAGACAAATTGCCAAAAAACACTTTAAACCATTACGCAACTCCGTTAATCAGTTAAAGTTTGTTCATATATTAGGTACGTATCGCCAACTTTTTGATCTGAATAATCCCATTCATAAAGAATTACAGCACCTTATGCCAGACAATTGGGAGGATATTTGCCAGCAAACACTCCCTAATTTAGCAAAACGTCTAATTGCCTATGAGGATGCAGCACCATTTTTATATTTACAGGACAAAATAGAAGGGCAACAGACAAATACGATGATCCGTCATGTACTGATTGACGAAGCCCAAGATTATTCGCCATTCCAATTAACGGTTTTACAGCAGTTATTTCCAAAGGCACGTATGACCATTTTAGGAGATGGACATCAAACGATTCATCCGCATACCTTTAGTAATCCTTCACTGCTTGACCCTCAATTATATGGGGAGCAGGCAGAAAAAATGATTTTAACGAAAAGCTATCGTTCGACAAAGCAAATCATTCAACTTACTGCCAAGATTTTAAATGATGATAGTGAAGTAGAGGCATTTAACCGAAATGGTCCAGAACCGTCGATTACGATTGTGCCGAATGAATTGGCATTAACTGAGCAAATTATCCAAAGCATCAACAATCTATCTACTAAATTTGAAACCATTGCTGTTATTTGTAAAACTGCAGCTGAATGCTCTGCTGTTTATGAGCAATTAAGCAATCAAGTAGATATTCAACTAATTAACCACAATACCAAGCAATTTAAAAAGGGTATATTATTACTACCAGCATATATGGCAAAAGGTATCGAATTTGATGCAGTACTTATCTATAATGCATCTGCTGCTAATTATTCAAGAGAAAACGAACGATACTATTTCTATACAGCCTGCACGAGAGCTATGCATGAGTTGCACATTTATTCCATCAATAAATTAACGTATTTCCTACAATAA
- a CDS encoding amino acid ABC transporter ATP-binding protein, with protein sequence MLEIKNIHKSFGNNEILKGVDLAIDKGDVVVILGPSGSGKTTLLRCINFLENADQGHATFGDIQVDFQHVKKKDVHAIRQRVAFVFQNYNLFTNKTALENVTEGLIIGRKVPKAQAIEIGKKALDKVGLSEKYDAYPSQLSGGQQQRVGIARAVALNPDIILFDEPTSALDPELVGEVLQVMKNIAAEGTTMLVVTHEMGFAKDVANRVIFMDGGVVVEEGSPHDIFVNPKEERTKKFLKRVIPEDYTFYI encoded by the coding sequence ATGTTAGAGATAAAAAATATCCATAAATCATTTGGTAATAATGAAATTTTAAAGGGCGTTGATTTAGCCATTGATAAAGGTGATGTTGTTGTTATTTTAGGTCCCAGTGGTTCAGGAAAAACAACCTTATTACGATGCATTAACTTTTTGGAAAATGCTGATCAGGGACATGCAACATTTGGAGATATTCAAGTAGATTTTCAACATGTAAAGAAAAAAGACGTACATGCAATTCGTCAGCGTGTAGCATTTGTCTTTCAAAACTATAATCTCTTCACTAATAAAACGGCTCTAGAAAACGTTACAGAAGGTCTTATCATTGGTCGAAAGGTACCAAAAGCGCAGGCAATTGAGATTGGCAAAAAGGCACTTGATAAAGTAGGACTTTCAGAAAAATATGATGCCTATCCAAGTCAGTTGTCTGGAGGTCAACAGCAACGAGTTGGTATTGCACGAGCAGTGGCATTAAATCCAGATATTATTTTATTTGATGAACCAACCTCTGCACTCGATCCAGAGTTAGTTGGTGAGGTACTACAGGTCATGAAAAACATAGCAGCTGAAGGTACTACAATGCTTGTGGTCACACACGAAATGGGCTTTGCAAAGGATGTAGCCAACCGAGTAATATTTATGGATGGCGGAGTCGTTGTAGAGGAGGGAAGCCCGCATGATATATTTGTAAATCCAAAAGAAGAGCGGACAAAAAAATTCCTAAAACGTGTTATTCCAGAAGACTACACATTCTATATATAA
- a CDS encoding amino acid ABC transporter permease: MNYQFLLETFFVALSGVPIALLVTIVALLVALPLGFLLALTRINKVPVIHHLAKIYVSFVRGTPIIIQIFIMYSSIPLMLKIIFEKYNISYDIYKINPIWYAFIVFAFSTTAILIEVFRSALSTIEKGQLEAAHATGLTTFQAYRRIIIPQALVVAMPNICTATVNLIKATSLGYAMSLPEITLKAKVAANVGYNYVEAYIDIFIVYLILCSTVEFLFKRYEKHLSKFKAANA; encoded by the coding sequence ATGAATTATCAATTTTTACTTGAAACATTTTTTGTAGCATTATCAGGTGTTCCTATTGCACTCCTTGTAACCATCGTTGCGTTGCTCGTTGCTTTGCCACTTGGTTTTTTACTGGCATTAACACGTATTAATAAAGTTCCAGTTATTCATCATTTAGCAAAGATCTATGTCTCCTTTGTTAGAGGAACACCCATAATTATTCAAATTTTTATTATGTATAGTAGCATTCCGTTAATGCTAAAAATTATTTTTGAAAAATACAATATTAGCTATGATATTTATAAAATCAATCCTATTTGGTACGCATTTATTGTTTTTGCCTTTAGTACAACAGCTATTTTAATTGAGGTATTTCGTTCTGCTTTAAGTACGATTGAAAAAGGCCAGCTAGAGGCAGCACATGCAACGGGCTTAACAACTTTCCAGGCTTACCGCCGAATAATTATTCCTCAAGCTTTAGTAGTGGCTATGCCAAATATTTGTACGGCTACTGTAAATCTCATTAAAGCCACATCTTTAGGCTATGCAATGTCCTTACCCGAAATCACTTTGAAGGCAAAGGTAGCTGCAAATGTTGGTTACAATTATGTTGAAGCATATATTGATATTTTCATTGTGTACTTAATTTTATGTAGTACCGTTGAATTTCTCTTTAAACGATATGAAAAGCATTTAAGTAAATTTAAAGCGGCAAATGCCTAA